Proteins found in one Planococcus citri chromosome 2, ihPlaCitr1.1, whole genome shotgun sequence genomic segment:
- the LOC135835398 gene encoding uncharacterized protein LOC135835398, with product MNKSFLLIFSTGLISIHLVSVIIASSTPSNQAQSDATSSTDHTLSQPPTDPSTETPPKTHQNSQNDDPLLIPSLTCILFEDFGCKTQCSIVEEIRGFKKTTGSCSDKVCSCLTVELTLSQLWNKKFESSQLLLEIEKDKDLYNEVYQKLRDPSRTPEQSDSDLESVLPKSMYEELVLKKVESKINLKPDPERLQVRVDELFKPMMENTLSSELAAIDYSKLLREYLENNKNNPSIQKVFRQIRETENAILEGILDEFLAKHKDIEENADLKNAEKRSQKVRQEDLTPRQVMTNIIINELIKRLGKPELPETEVDTDDRATMSPEN from the exons ATGAATAAatcatttttgctgattttttccaCTGGTTTAATTTCGA TTCACCTCGTCTCAGTCATAATAGCTTCATCAACGCCATCAAATCAAGCACAATCAGATGCCACTTCGAGTACAGATCACACACTTTCACAACCACCAACTGATCCCTCCACAGAAACACCTCCGAAAACTCACCAGAACTCTCAAAATGACGACCCTCTTCTTATACCTTCACTAACCTGTATCCTTTTCGAAGACTTCGGCTGCAAAACACAATGCTCGATTGTAGAAGAAATACGcggatttaaaaaaacaacggGATCTTGCAGCGATAAAGTATGCTCTTGCTTAACCGTAGAGCTCACCTTGAGCCAGCTATGGAATAAGAAATTCGAATCGAGTCAACTCCTCTTGGAAATCGAAAAAGATAAAGATCTCTACAACGAAGTCTATCAAAAACTACGAGATCCCTCTCGAACACCAGAGCAATCAGATTCAGATTTGGAATCCGTTTTACCCAAATCCATGTACGAagaacttgttttgaaaaaagtagaatcAAAAATTAACCTGAAACCGGACCCAGAACGTTTGCAGGTCAGAGTCGATGAACTTTTCAAGCCTATGATGGAAAATACACTGTCCAGTGAATTAGCAGCAATAGATTATTCGAAATTATTGCGAGAGTatttagaaaataataaaaataacccAAGCATTCAGAAAGTCTTTCGTCAAATTCGTGAAACGGAGAATGCAATTTTGGAAGGAATTCTCGATGAGTTCTTAGCCAAACATAAAGATATCGAAGAAAAtgctgatttaaaaaatgccgaaaaacGATCACAAAAGGTTCGTCAAGAAGATCTTACTCCTAGACAAGTGATGACTAATATAATTATCAACGAGCTGATTAAGAGACTTGGAAAACCTGAGTTGCCTGAAACTGAAGTGGATACGGATGATCGAGCAACAATGTCACCAGAAAATTGA
- the LOC135835397 gene encoding helix-loop-helix protein delilah-like, with amino-acid sequence MSILETLMMENCGGQIALAADSNNNTNVEKCEKYSLRPRTITKQREDEEFEAWKPRSKTKKRPKQKPAPLSKYRRKTANARERSRMREINEGFEALRRALPHLTPEADNNEKLTKISTLRLAMKYITALNHILTDTTDTESDGESFFSEYASTVADTMSDQSLTPPTFSDHSFSTDFSDQLLSPSDFTGQISPHSDLDICTSGALPLSGDFTISDFVCASDTGCSNSLDSCLPEINFDESEYTFESLNYIANLS; translated from the coding sequence atgtctatacTGGAAACTCTGATGATGGAAAATTGCGGCGGCCAGATCGCCCTAGCAGCCGATTCCAACAATAACACGAATGtggaaaaatgcgaaaaatattCCCTACGTCCGAGAACGATAACGAAACAACGCGAAGACGAAGAGTTCGAAGCTTGGAAACCTCGCAGTAAGACGAAAAAACGCCCTAAACAGAAACCAGCCCCATTGAGTAAATATCGCAGAAAAACTGCCAATGCTCGCGAACGCAGCCGAATGCGTGAAATTAACGAAGGATTCGAAGCATTACGTCGAGCTCTGCCCCATCTGACTCCCGAAGCCGacaacaatgaaaaattaaccaaaatatCTACCCTAAGGCTAGCCATGAAATATATCACAGCTTTAAATCACATACTGACAGATACCACGGATACCGAATCAGACGGCGAATCGTTTTTCAGCGAATACGCGTCCACGGTGGCCGATACTATGAGCGATCAATCGCTGACACCTCCTACCTTCAGCGATCATTCGTTTTCTACCGATTTTTCCGATCAGCTTTTATCGCCTTCGGATTTCACCGGGCAAATTTCACCCCATAGTGATCTGGATATATGCACGAGTGGCGCGTTACCCTTATCCGGAGATTTTACTATATCGGATTTCGTCTGCGCGTCCGATACCGGCTGCTCGAATTCGCTAGATAGTTGTTTAcctgaaattaatttcgatgAAAGTGAGTACACTTTTGAAAGCTTGAATTATATAGCCAATCTAAGCTAA